One Sebastes umbrosus isolate fSebUmb1 chromosome 6, fSebUmb1.pri, whole genome shotgun sequence DNA window includes the following coding sequences:
- the LOC119489820 gene encoding uncharacterized protein LOC119489820 isoform X8 yields the protein MKSLLATLASKKLSSYAAVILIFTYTFLLGRDFECTCKPQRFQCFVYLFLPFFIILLLILLTDRSFQRVCRYLCSCAGCSRETTCNFWGSFIRHILKTALVSLLWVAFVYLDGDWYVCCENDHSEQQAPLACKAKDNITEEEQETIAELRNESRVIGGFTLFGIVLVATLIPLCQWRKCFGEKSSSCNKRFLFDKLILEEEDNVLKEILRKSAKDQLTEEVKNRIRGGQWEKCFDVALDLINASARPTISEEQQRLLARDADNQDQQEENKPHEE from the exons ATGAAGAGCCTCCTGGCTACCCTAGCCTCTAAGAAGCTCAGCAGCTATGCCGCCGTCATTCTGATTTTCACCTACACTTTTCTGCTCGGCAGGGACTTTGAGTGCACCTGCAAACCACAACGCTTTCAATGTTTTGTGTACCTGTTTCTGCCCTTTTTTATAATCCTCCTCTTAATCCTGTTGACAGACAGATCGTTCCAGAGAGTCTGTAGATACCTGTGCTCATGTGCTGGATGCAGCAGGGAAACCACCTGTAACTTTTGGGGTTCTTTCATCCGCCATATTTTGAAGACAGCGTTAGTCAGCCTGCTGTGGGTTGCTTTTGTGTACCTCGATGGAGACTGGTACGTTTGCTGTGAGAATGACCACTCTGAACAACAGGCTCCGTTAGCCTGCAAAGCCAAGGACAATATCACTGAGGAAGAACAAGAAACCATCGCTGAACTGAGGAACGAGTCCAGG gtTATTGGCGGCTTTACACTCTTTGGTATCGTTCTGGTGGCGACCCTTATTCCGCTCTGCCAATGGAGGAAATGCTTTGGAGAAAAATCAAGTTCTTGCAACAAAAGATTTCTATTTGACAAGCTGAttttagaggaggaggacaacGTGCTGAAAGAGATTTTGAGGAAATCTGCAAAAGATCAGTTGACTGAAGAAGTGAAGAACAGAATCCGTGGTGGACAATGGGAAAAGTGTTTCGACGTTGCTTTAGACCTGATTAACGCTTCCGCTAGACCGACCATCTCTGAGGAGCAACAACGACTACTAGCACGAGACGCCGACAACCAG